The genomic stretch GCTCACGGAAGATGCCGCCACGAGAGTCGCTGATTGCGACGATTCGATAACCATCGCCATGTAGCAAGCGAGCCACATGTTGACCCGCGTTGCCAAAACCTTGGACTGCGACCCGCATTTGGCGAGGTTCCCACTTTTTCAAGCGTTCCAGTTCTTTGATGCAGTAGTATGCACCGCGTCCGGTGGCATCGTCACGCCCCAGGTAGTTACTTATTTCAATCCTCTGTAGCGGCATCGGATGACGCAGCCATTCCAACGAGCGTTTGACGCTGTTGTTCATTCAATACGTTTGCAGCCTCGCCAACGGAACGGATAAAGGCGACACGATTCTCGGCTCGCAGTTTTCCGATCTCATTCGCTTTGGCTTCGATCTTGTTGATTTCGGGCTGTGCTTCAGCTGTCAACGTCCAAAGCTCTTGTTCCGCTTCGTCAATCTTGCGTTCTGCGGTGGATGTCGCCAACAACGCGGCTTCCTTAATCTGATTGAGCTTTAGCTGCTGGTCATCCGTCAGGGTGATATGCTTTGGATGGTCTAGAAAGAACCCTGTCTGGCCAATGTGGTACAGATGCGAGGCACCTGCGAAGCCAGGCAGAGCGGAAGACATGGTCATGCCGCCCATGAATGAATTCATCGCGGGATTGCGGCCCATCATTCCCATACCCTTCAGCATTCCCATGCCGCTGTAGTCATTCGACATTTTTCCCATTCCCATTCCGCCAGACATCATGCCCATGCCCATTTTCTTGTCACCCATGCCGCTCATTTGCTTCTTGTCACCCATTTGCATTGCATCCTGGGATGGATCCGCAGCATCAGTGGACATTGACATGTTGTTCATCGACCCTTGCGGTGTGTCAGCAGTCGCCCCATAACGAGCTTGATGCTGAGCCGCCAGGGCAGACTCCAGTTGCGACACTTTGGCTCGTAACTGCTCTAGCTCGGCGGCCAGATCGTTGTTTGAAGTGCTCGGCGATTGTGCGATTGCCATCGCACTGGTCAACGTCATAACCAGTAAAAAAACGGAAAGTCGAGCGAACAAGGTTTTTAAATGATTGGGCATCGTAGGGTCCAAGGAGATTTCTGATTCGATTGCGTTGTGCAATTGATTCTTTTGATGCTTTACCAAGTCAATTTCTTCACGGGTCTTCACTTGAAAGCGTGAAGTCGAGTAGTGAACAAAATGACGGGTGTAGAAAATTCTGAAAAGACCGTGAAGAAAGCGAATAACCGCTGCATCTAACCATCACGTGCGGCAAACGGCGACAGATCACTGCGATTGTCCAGTGCTTTTGTTCAGTATGGAAACGACAGGAAGTTGCTTCTTTTCAAGGAATATCAGGGCTGATTTATGGCTACCTTGCTTTTCCATTGCCCATTCAATTGGCAACATTTTCCCACGTCAGGAATTATGAAAACGACGTGCATGGAAGGAGAGAATGACACAATGCTTTTACAGGACTCAAAGATGATCGTTAACTGCCCCGTTTGCGGACGTCCAGCAAAGGTTCAACCTCAGTTTATCGACGAAGAACTCGCCTGTGCTCATTGCTGCGGTCACTTCGTTGTGGAAGAATCATCTCACGGATGGATGGCAGTCAAGTCGGATTCAACCAGTGGATACGAAAGGCAACTTCGCGTTGACAACCAACGTTTCAGCACCCCAACAGCGACTCAACCTGAACGAGAGCCTTCGCCGGAGTGTCAACCGGTGACATTTGTGGTTGAGCATCGGGATGAGATCTTTGCCAGGATTGCGACCGACGTCGCGGAAGCTGGCTACCGCGTCATTCGGGCAAAGTCAACAATCGATGCACTGAAAGCATGTGGCCATTTCGAACCGACGCTTGTCGTCGCTAGTGCAAATTTGCCTGACCAAAACGGTTGGTTGTTGGCCTGTAAACTTGCGCTGGTCGATTCCAACGTCCGAATTTGGTTGTACGATTCACACGCAACGGACTACGATCAATCGATCGCTCGCTACTTGCATGTGGAAACGCTGATCCGCTATGACGGCGACTTGCTTGGCCTGTCGCATATGATTGTTGAACGTTTGAACGAACACGCAGTTGGGTTTCAAGACGCAGTGGTAGCGACCGCAACGATGCGACGAACGGGCGGATGCGATTCAGGAGTGGATGGCTCAGGTTTTGCGCGACACCGCCCGATTCCCGTAAACTATTCGATGCGCGATCGGGCGACCGCTTAGCGATTGTCTCAGCGACGAAACGACAGTCGCCAAGACGGTGGATTCTGAACGGCCACACTCTGGTGAGCGTAGCTATCGCTAAGAGGTTGGCAGTGAACATGGATCGCGTGTTCTGAAGTGTGGAAGAGTGTTGTCAATTCCCAACGGGGTTGGCATCACTTTGGATTTCTGCTTATCATTGAGCCGATAGCGATTTTGCCCTTTGGCGGACTGGTTCCATTTTTGGCCATTGCTGAGTCATGACGAGTTTGTATCTCCATTTATCGAAACCCCTTGCACTACTGGCAATGCTATTGCTCGTCGCGCAACCATCGTTGGCGGCTCCTTGCTGCTGTCGGTCGGGGCACGATGTTGGAAGTCAAACGTCACAGACTCGGGCTGGGCAGTTTTGTTGCTGCTGTTCACAGGCTGAGGCAAGCTGCTGTGCTGGCGACAACAATTCGGTGGGTTCATGTTGTTTAAAAACATTCCCCAACTCGAAATCCACATCAAAACCTTGCAAATGTCCTTGTGGATGCAGTCAACAAAAGGTTCCGCCAGCGTTGGAGCCAGTGGTTGGCAGTTTGCCGTCCGATGATGGGGGCGTCATCGCAGTCGTTGAAGTCCCTTTTCTATTCGCCATTAAGCCTGCGTGCCCAATCATCCTGAAAAGTGATGTCGGTCTTGATGTCATTAGCAGTGCACAACGCTGCGTCCGACTGTGCCGTTTCCGGTTGTAGTCGCTTCTAAAACTGGCCCGAATTCTATACGGGCTATCTCTTTGTAGGACGGATTCACTGCGTCACTCGTAGTCGTATCCGATATCTGTGTCGCAAACTGCGTTTCGCAGCGAATTCCGACCGACGTGTTTAGCTTGACTCTTTGCCACAACGCTTACAAACCAACCCGCACGCAGCGGTTTTCATGGAAGGGAATCAATATGATCCAACAAAACACTACGCCCGCCAGCGACTACGATCGTACTGCCTTAATCGTCGAGCCATCGGATGCGATCTATTTCCAAATTGCAACTAGCTTGATCAAGAGTGGTTATCGAGTCATTCGAGCGAAGACTGGATGGAGTGCTGTGAATGCAGCTCTCATGCAGGCTCCCTCGCTGCTGATTGCCAATGCAACACTGCCGGACCAGAGTGGATGGCTGATGACCAAGAAGCTACAACTGACCGACCGGACCTGCTGCGTTTGGATCTACAAGCCATTTTGCGATGCTCGTGATCGTGCGATGGCAAAATTCTTGGAACTCGGATGGCTACTTGACTATGGTGATGATGTAGGCGAATTAAGCGAGATAATAGAAACGCGATTGGTGAACGATCAAACACGCACCCTTCGTTTTACTGCACCGAATCTGCGTGATATTCCATCGCCAGACGACGGTAGCTACGCGGGGCTTGATGGGAACCGATTGGGGCAACCTGCCACGGAGGTAGCGTGATGGACGCCGAGTCAAGACAGTGCCCACTTGATACCCGCGATGGGTATGATAATCTAACGGGCCGCATTATGAACAACTTAAACCCTCGCGAAGACGACGGCTCGAAACCAGATCGTTTCGGGCTTCCTGATGCCGCTGTCACCAGTGAGTTGATTCGTGGTTGCGCGGCGGGTGATCGTGCTGCGATGCAAGAGATTTACGAGTTGTGCAGCGACCGTGTCTATTCGTTGATGGTTCGGATGGTGGGGCAACAAGATGCGGACGACGTAACTCAACAGGTCTTTATGCAGATGTTTCGCAAGCTGGACCAATTCAGCGGCGAATCGAAATTGGAGACTTGGCTGTACCGTTTAGCGACTAACGAAGCGTTACAGTTCATCCGAAAGAGGAAACGACAAACGCTTGAGCCGATCGTGTCAGAGCCAGTTTCCACCGCCCCGGACCGTCGTCTGAAATCCGAAGATATTGAGATGTTAGAGATGGGGCTATCTCGGCTCGATCCCGAGTTGCGAGCGATTCTATCGCTGAAGGAAGAGCAAGGTCTTTCGTACAACGAGATTGCCCACGCATTAGAAATCCCCGAAGGAACAGTGGGCTCAAGGTTGAATCGCGCCAGAAAGGAGCTCCGAGAGGAGTTGTTGAAACTTGGTTGGGAGTGAAGGAGTCTGATGATTCTCCCAGACTCCTTCACTCCCAAACTCCTTCACTTTCCTAAGGGCATCCAACGGTTCGGTCTATTTTCGCTACCGTTCCGGCTAACGATGCCTTGAATCGTGCGAGTTGGGTTTCGTACGCCAGAAGTTGCCGATATGTTTCGATCAAGGTGAAGAAGTCAGTTCGTTTTCCTCGGTAGTCCGCGATCGCAAGCTTTAAGGTGTCTTCGGTGCGAGGCACAATTCGGTCTTCGTAGATTTCCGTTTGCTCAACCAAGGCGTCCGCTTCGGCTAGCAAACCTCGCAACCGACCATAGATGGAATCCCGCTGTGCTTCCAGCCGTTCAGTCGTACTGCTGCGCCGAAAAGCTGCTTCACGAATGCCAGCGTTGATCTTGTCTCGCCAAATTGGAAGTGTTGTTCCTACGGTAAAACTGATGTTGTCGTGGCCATTGGCCACAGGACTAATTACGTTGACGTTATCGTTAATGATCGAATAGTTAAGTCCAACTTGAAGATCAGGATACTTCTGTAAGCAAGCCAATTTCTCTTTTTGGCGATCACGTTGGATTTCCCAGGTCAGTCCGCGAAGCTCAGGGTTGCATTGCTCAGCTAAGTTGACAAGTGCATCGAGTTGTTCGGGCACATTCGTCAAGCCCAATTCCTTTGTCGCTTGTGGCAGAAGTGATATCGGTTGCTGAAGTAGAGTGGCGAGGTTCGCTTGGGCTACTTCTTTCTGTCTTGTTAGGACGACCAATTGATCGTCAAGCCGGTCCGATTCGAGCTGTGCTCGCAAAACGTCCTGCTGCGTACCGCCACTTCGGTATCTTGCTTCCGCAACCTTGGTCAGATCCTCGATCAAGTCTCGTGTTTCCTCGATGATCTCGATTGCTCGATCGGCAAACCAAACTTCGTAGTATGCCAACCGCACCGACTCGGTGATCTCTCGTTCGATCCGGTCGACTTCGGCTTGCGCCATTTGAACTTCTCGGCTGGCGATCGCTCCTTTGGTCCGCAGTTTTTCGGGCCAAGGGACACCCTGCGACAATGCCATTTGGTGGCCAACTCGACCGCCGGCGGTTTGCAGGGCTTGATCTTGGATTGGCCAGAATTGGTTCGTAAAAACAGGATCTGGTAAAGCGGTAACCTGGGGGATCACGTACGTCGCTGCCGCAACTCTTTGACGGGCAGCCGCAATTTGTGGATGCTGGGTTAACGCGATCGAGAGAAAGTACTCAACGGGTTGCTGAGCCCCGACGACTGGTGGCGGAACAGTCGCAGCAGCTTCATCGGATTGGGCATCATCCGATTTTGAATCGCTCTTTTTGTTATTCTCGTCGTCGTCCTTGTCTTCTCCCGTCTCCTCCTCGTCGACTGCAGCCAACAGCGCAGAGAAGGTTGGGGCCGCCAAAACTACGTTATCATTGTAGACGACCGGCTGCACCTCTTGATTTCCGACGGATACCGGCGAATCAACGACGCCTGGAGCAACAGCATCGGCGGCGATACTCAGTGGAGCCTGCTCCGTGGGGCTGGCGTCGCGATTTACCGCCAAGGGTGATCGCTGCCTTGCTGGCATTGAGCAGCCAACGGAAGATGCGGCAACTAACGATGCTGCTAAAAGGTGCCGTTTCAGTTGATTTTGACGTTTTTTTGATTGAGCCGGTCGCATGATGCTCTCACTCCGTTAAGCTATACTGCAGAAGAAATTCGGGTTAGGTGGCATATTAGGCTTGAACTTTTTCGCCGGATCACCGATATACCAAGCATACCAGCCCTGGGTATACACAACATCGGAAACATAACGTGTTTAACTTCCCTCTAATTCGCATCGTCGTTAATCTTTCGCTGATCGTCGCTTTGACGGTTCAGCCGATGGTTGCGCTAGCTGCTGAGGGCAACTGTTCTTCCGGTTCGGTATGCTGTGCGGCTGGGGAGAAGACTTACCAATGTGCCGGATGTGACTGTTGTCGCGTCACTGAGCCTGGTGGTCTTTGTGGTTGCTGTGGTGGGGACGGCGAAGGCGGTTGTTGTCAATCCCAATCGAATGAGATAACGGACCAGCAGCCTAGTGATTGCGATCTGGCTGTCACCGTCGAGGTGATCGTGATCTCGACTGCGTCAATTGAAGAAGCTGACGCCATCGACGGCGAACAAGCGAAAACGAAAGAAGTTGCGATAGCTCCCGAGCTTCGTTCGCGTTGTTTATGTGGGCAGGAGTCGCCGCCATTGGGCAGTACGGCTCCGAGCCGCCCAGACACGCAAGTTCGCAATAGTGTTGCGATTGCGTTCGTATGCACCGATGCATTCGATACCAGTGAGCGTCTTTCCCTGGCTATCGCTCATCGCCTTGCAGGTGAGTTGGTTCCGCCACGATTCTCTCAACGTCAGCTCTGTATCTGGCGTCTCTAACGACGTCGTTTCTCTGCGCGCACGCTGCGCGCTTTTGGGCATCTGCTTGACGTGGATTGCAAAAGAAATTAGTCCCGATAGGGACGATAGCTCTCTGCCCGGGGACGTCAGTCGCCAGCTGAAAGCAAATCGTCATGTAGCTCCGTAGGTGCGGTTGCAAACATTCAGTTATTGGCGGCAAGAAACCACCACTATGTGAATGTCTCGCCACCAGCATTGCGCTGCCGTCCCTATCAGGACTTCAAGGTAACGGATGAACTCCGTTCTAGGACCCACTAAAAGAACCACAGCCTGGAGGCAAGTGACGGGTCGGCGATGCGACTCCCCAAGCCATCGCCGACCTTGTCACTTTCTTCAATCACTGTGTTTATCAAATCACAATCAATCAGAATTTCGCATTCGATCGGCGCATCTATTCCCGCTGCTACGTTTGAAAGAGTAAACGATGAAACCCAACGAAAACTCAAATACGCCTGACGAGACAAAACAACCAATCAACCCGAGCCCCACCGCTCCGAAGCCAATCGACCCAAGTGGTGGTGTGGATCAGCCTTCTGCAAAGCAGACGCCAAGGAAGGTCGTTGAAACAGTCGAGAATGAACCGCTTCAAGACGCTGTCAGCGCGGAGGACGTTTCGGTAACCGAGGCCTCCGAACCACAGGAAACCTCGTCATCGGTACCGACCGAGGCGGGATCAAAACTTGGCGGCGTCGGCTGGCTCCTTCGCGTCGCGATTCAATCCGCAGCAGTGATCGCTGTGATTGCGGTCGCCTTGGTCATGCTCGGAGTTGCTCAGCGTACCGATTGGATTACGGCAGGTGGATTTAGCGCCGGTGGTGACGACGCAGCCGCACATAGCGGAGAAGCCAGCGAAGCTGGCGAACCAAAACGATACATCTGTCCCATGATGTGTACGCCACCGTCCACCGAGCCGGGGCGATGCCCGGTTTGTGCCATGGAGCTTGTCGAGGCAACCGGCGGCGGTGGTGGTGATGGTATCTCGGTCACGATTGAAGCGTCAGCTCGTCGATTGATTGGCATTCAAACGGCCATGTCAAAAATGGGCAGTGCAACGCGAACGATTCGTACCATTGGTTCAATCGATTTTGATGAGAGTCGACTCTCGACGATCTCCGCTTACATCGACGGTCGTTTAGAAAAACTGTACGCCGACTATGTTGGCGTTCGTGTCGAAAAGGGAAGCGATCTGGCCATGATCTATAGCCCGCAGCTCTATACGGCTCAAACCGAATTCGTATCCAGTTTGGATAGTAGCGCAAGTGTTGGTCGATTCAGCGTCGGCGATTTGGATCTAAGTGCGATGGCTCGTGAGAACCTAAGTGAACTCGGGATGACCGATGATCAAGTCGCGCAGCTCAAAAAGTCCGGTAAGCCGCAGTCACGAATCCGCATCAAGTCACCACAAAGTGGAACCGTGATTGAAAAGACCGCAGTCGAAGGAGATTACGTGAAAACGGGGCAAAAGATCTATCGAATTGCGGATCTTAGTTCCGTTTGGATGATGTTGGACTTGTACCCTGACGATGCCTCCCTTGTCCGTTTTGGGCAACAAGTTGAAGCAGAAATTCAGTCGATGCCAGGTGAAGTCTTTACGGGGCGAGTGGCTTTCATTGATCCGACGGTTGACTCAAAAACACGAACGGTACGTGTGCGTGTCGAGGTAATGAATTTTGACGGCAAGTTACGTCCGGGCGACTATGCGACTGCCCGGATCACAGTTCCATCGATTCCAACGGACTACGTCTACGATCCTGCGCTTTCGGGCAAGTATATCAGCCCCATGCATCCACAAGTAATCCGGGACGAGCCTGGAAAATGTCCGCTTTGTGGGTTTGATTTGGTACCGACACGAGAGCTCGGTTATGCACCGAAGCCGCAGCCAGATCAACGAGTGGTAACGGTGCCTCGCGATGCAGTGCTGCTAACGGGTGAAAACGGAGTCATTTACGTCGAGACGGAACCTGGGCGATTTGAAATCCGCCGTGTCTCGGTTGGCTCGATGAACGATACCGACGCTGTCATTATTGAGGGGTTGGCTCCTGGAGAAACGGTTGCCACGGCAGGCAACTTCTTAATTGATTCGCAAATGCAGCTCGCCGGAAACCCGTCACTGATGGACCCGTCGAAGGCCCCAAGTTTTTCCCCTGGACCGCTTGAACTTCCCAAGCGTAGTCCTGTGATGCTTGCGGGATCGGCGGCCGAACAATTTGATCGAACTTATGCCGCGTACTTTGAGATTCAATGTGCCATGGCTGCTGACATGAGCCCACCACCCGTGGCGCTTAACACAATGCTCGATGGACTTTCGCGGCTAGAGATGTCAACTGATGTGCCCGACGAGGCACAAAAGCAGATTGGAGTAGCTCGTCTGGCTTCCACTCGTATGGATGGTTCCTTGGAAACGGCTCGCGAGGCGTTTCGAGGTGTCAGTCATGCACTACTGAAGACAGCAACCATGGCACGAGGTCCAAAAACATCAACGGCTCTAACTCATTTTTACTGCCCCATGGTTCCTGGTGGCGGGGGTGACTGGATGCAACCAGGTGGCGAACTCGCAAATCCGTACTGGGGCGAAGAAATGCTCCGTTGTGGCGAGGTTGTCCGCGACTTAGCCACATCCTCCAATTCTGTTCCCACCATCGCACGTACGCAAAACTAGGAGAAGCAAAATGCTTAATATGGTCATTCGTTTTTGCGTGAAAGAGCCTTGGCTAGTTGTACTGCTGACGATCGTCCTATCGATCGGTGGCTGGTTCGCCTATCAAGCCGTCCCCATCGATGCGATTCCCAATGTCGGCGAAAATCAAGTCATCGTACTCACACCGTGGCCTGGACGTTCACCGAAAGACATCGAGGATCAAGTCACTTATCCACTGAGTGTCTCACTCTTGGCAGTCCCAGGTGCGGAGTCGGTTCGCGGCAAGAGTTTGTTCGGCTACA from Novipirellula artificiosorum encodes the following:
- a CDS encoding RNA polymerase sigma factor: MNNLNPREDDGSKPDRFGLPDAAVTSELIRGCAAGDRAAMQEIYELCSDRVYSLMVRMVGQQDADDVTQQVFMQMFRKLDQFSGESKLETWLYRLATNEALQFIRKRKRQTLEPIVSEPVSTAPDRRLKSEDIEMLEMGLSRLDPELRAILSLKEEQGLSYNEIAHALEIPEGTVGSRLNRARKELREELLKLGWE
- a CDS encoding TolC family protein codes for the protein MPARQRSPLAVNRDASPTEQAPLSIAADAVAPGVVDSPVSVGNQEVQPVVYNDNVVLAAPTFSALLAAVDEEETGEDKDDDENNKKSDSKSDDAQSDEAAATVPPPVVGAQQPVEYFLSIALTQHPQIAAARQRVAAATYVIPQVTALPDPVFTNQFWPIQDQALQTAGGRVGHQMALSQGVPWPEKLRTKGAIASREVQMAQAEVDRIEREITESVRLAYYEVWFADRAIEIIEETRDLIEDLTKVAEARYRSGGTQQDVLRAQLESDRLDDQLVVLTRQKEVAQANLATLLQQPISLLPQATKELGLTNVPEQLDALVNLAEQCNPELRGLTWEIQRDRQKEKLACLQKYPDLQVGLNYSIINDNVNVISPVANGHDNISFTVGTTLPIWRDKINAGIREAAFRRSSTTERLEAQRDSIYGRLRGLLAEADALVEQTEIYEDRIVPRTEDTLKLAIADYRGKRTDFFTLIETYRQLLAYETQLARFKASLAGTVAKIDRTVGCP
- a CDS encoding Spy/CpxP family protein refolding chaperone, with protein sequence MPNHLKTLFARLSVFLLVMTLTSAMAIAQSPSTSNNDLAAELEQLRAKVSQLESALAAQHQARYGATADTPQGSMNNMSMSTDAADPSQDAMQMGDKKQMSGMGDKKMGMGMMSGGMGMGKMSNDYSGMGMLKGMGMMGRNPAMNSFMGGMTMSSALPGFAGASHLYHIGQTGFFLDHPKHITLTDDQQLKLNQIKEAALLATSTAERKIDEAEQELWTLTAEAQPEINKIEAKANEIGKLRAENRVAFIRSVGEAANVLNEQQRQTLVGMAASSDAATED
- a CDS encoding membrane or secreted protein, which produces MFNFPLIRIVVNLSLIVALTVQPMVALAAEGNCSSGSVCCAAGEKTYQCAGCDCCRVTEPGGLCGCCGGDGEGGCCQSQSNEITDQQPSDCDLAVTVEVIVISTASIEEADAIDGEQAKTKEVAIAPELRSRCLCGQESPPLGSTAPSRPDTQVRNSVAIAFVCTDAFDTSERLSLAIAHRLAGELVPPRFSQRQLCIWRL
- a CDS encoding efflux RND transporter periplasmic adaptor subunit — protein: MLGVAQRTDWITAGGFSAGGDDAAAHSGEASEAGEPKRYICPMMCTPPSTEPGRCPVCAMELVEATGGGGGDGISVTIEASARRLIGIQTAMSKMGSATRTIRTIGSIDFDESRLSTISAYIDGRLEKLYADYVGVRVEKGSDLAMIYSPQLYTAQTEFVSSLDSSASVGRFSVGDLDLSAMARENLSELGMTDDQVAQLKKSGKPQSRIRIKSPQSGTVIEKTAVEGDYVKTGQKIYRIADLSSVWMMLDLYPDDASLVRFGQQVEAEIQSMPGEVFTGRVAFIDPTVDSKTRTVRVRVEVMNFDGKLRPGDYATARITVPSIPTDYVYDPALSGKYISPMHPQVIRDEPGKCPLCGFDLVPTRELGYAPKPQPDQRVVTVPRDAVLLTGENGVIYVETEPGRFEIRRVSVGSMNDTDAVIIEGLAPGETVATAGNFLIDSQMQLAGNPSLMDPSKAPSFSPGPLELPKRSPVMLAGSAAEQFDRTYAAYFEIQCAMAADMSPPPVALNTMLDGLSRLEMSTDVPDEAQKQIGVARLASTRMDGSLETAREAFRGVSHALLKTATMARGPKTSTALTHFYCPMVPGGGGDWMQPGGELANPYWGEEMLRCGEVVRDLATSSNSVPTIARTQN
- a CDS encoding response regulator transcription factor, with the translated sequence MIQQNTTPASDYDRTALIVEPSDAIYFQIATSLIKSGYRVIRAKTGWSAVNAALMQAPSLLIANATLPDQSGWLMTKKLQLTDRTCCVWIYKPFCDARDRAMAKFLELGWLLDYGDDVGELSEIIETRLVNDQTRTLRFTAPNLRDIPSPDDGSYAGLDGNRLGQPATEVA
- a CDS encoding response regulator, encoding MIVNCPVCGRPAKVQPQFIDEELACAHCCGHFVVEESSHGWMAVKSDSTSGYERQLRVDNQRFSTPTATQPEREPSPECQPVTFVVEHRDEIFARIATDVAEAGYRVIRAKSTIDALKACGHFEPTLVVASANLPDQNGWLLACKLALVDSNVRIWLYDSHATDYDQSIARYLHVETLIRYDGDLLGLSHMIVERLNEHAVGFQDAVVATATMRRTGGCDSGVDGSGFARHRPIPVNYSMRDRATA